The Ancylothrix sp. D3o genome segment GTAGAATACGCCCAAACAGCGCATAAACGCGGCATAAAAGTCATCATTGCCGGTGCCGGTGGGGCAGCCCATCTGCCCGGAATGGTTGCCTCCCTCACCCCCCTGCCGGTTGTTGGCGTACCCGTCACCACCAGACAACTGCAAGGCGTAGACTCGCTTTACTCAATAGTTCAAATGCCCGCCGGCATCCCCGTCGCCACCGTCGCCATCGGCAATGCCAAAAACGCCGGCCTGCTTGCCATCCAAATTTTAGCCACCGGCCAACCAGAACTTTTAGACCGCGTTCAACAATACCGGCAAAGTCTCAACGATAGCGTTATGGAAAAACAAAAACGCCTTGACGAAATTGGCTATCAAAAATATCTGCAAAACATGGGACAATAAAAAGTTTTTGCGGCTGACTGAGAGCTTTATTTAGTCAGCCATCAAAACCGGCTTATCAAATAAAAAGCTCTAAATGTAACTGATTATACAGCAGCCTTTAATCAGAATTGCTGCAATCGAGAGATGAGTCTTAGGAATTTTAAGATTTATTAACTTGGCTGGCAACCCAAGCCAGGAAAACCTGCAAAGCGAGCTATTGCAAGCCACGCAAAACAAAAAGACAGCCCCCCCTCCAATTCACACAAAAAACCCGAAAAACAATAGCGGTCGCATTCTCTGATTTAATGAAACTTGCCTCAGTTCCAATTTAGATTTCTATCGCGTATCAAGCTATAACCTGCTGATGAACTATAAACGAACGCCCAAAAAAAACTTGCCAACAAAAAGCCAGAGGTGGAACATAATTTTTTCACCCTTGGGCAAATCTTTTAAACAATTGCAAATTGCCATCGCCCGCCTAGCGCCGACTTGGCAAGCTTGCATTGTTTTAGCCACCCTGATTTTCCTAGCCTGGACAGCCGCCAGCGTCGCCCAAGATGCCCCACCGGCCCTACCAATCCCAGCCGCCCCAGATGCCGCCGCCGCAACAGCAGCAGGCCCGACAACAGCCGACCTCAAGGTGGCAATCGACACGATGTGGGTAATGGTTGCCGCAATGCTGGTGATCTTTATGAACGCTGGTTTCTGTATGTTAGAAACCGGCCTCTGTCGGCAAAAAAACGCCGTCAACGTCTTAGCAAAAAACCTGATCGTCTTTGCCCTCTCCACCCTTGCATTTTGGGCGATTGGCTTTGGCTTGATGTTTGGCGATGGCAATGGCTTTATGGGTATGAATGGCTTTTTCCTGGCCGGCCCCGACAACAGCCCCGCCACAGGAGATGCCTACAATGGAATCTTTGACGCCCTCAACTGGACAGGGGTACCCCTGGCAGCCAAATTCTTCTTCCAGCTTGCCTTTGCCGGTACCGCCGCCACCATCG includes the following:
- the purE gene encoding 5-(carboxyamino)imidazole ribonucleotide mutase yields the protein MTQPQIGIIMGSDSDLPTMQAAIEVCEQFNIPWEVAIVSAHRTPNRMVEYAQTAHKRGIKVIIAGAGGAAHLPGMVASLTPLPVVGVPVTTRQLQGVDSLYSIVQMPAGIPVATVAIGNAKNAGLLAIQILATGQPELLDRVQQYRQSLNDSVMEKQKRLDEIGYQKYLQNMGQ